A genomic stretch from Chryseobacterium sp. SNU WT5 includes:
- a CDS encoding EamA family transporter: protein MEKKNILKGVLFVAAGASIFGMLASFVKLSYQDGFTTSEVTTSQFVLGFIGLLILNLIQKATSKKQLAIPTTKEILMLLLAGTSLGFTSLFYYLSVQYINVSIAIVLLMQSVWFSVVAESIIAKKFPNAKKIFATIIVLVGTVLATNIINLDVKLDWRGIMWGLLAAASFTMTMFTSNKIATHIPALRKSIIMLSGGAVIVFIFLFFAQIGPLHFDILKSFYLNFTTNTQHIRPFDYSIFYTYGFILALFGTIIPPTLFNIGFPKTGLGLGSIISSLELPVSVTTAFLLLGEQVVVIQWVGIILILLAIVLMNLPSKKKVMDSGNSPVEHL, encoded by the coding sequence ATGGAGAAGAAAAATATATTAAAAGGGGTTTTATTTGTTGCCGCGGGAGCCAGTATTTTCGGAATGCTGGCAAGTTTTGTTAAATTATCTTACCAAGATGGCTTCACCACTTCTGAGGTTACAACCTCACAGTTTGTTTTAGGTTTTATAGGGCTGCTGATATTAAATTTAATTCAGAAAGCAACTTCCAAAAAGCAGCTTGCAATTCCCACAACTAAAGAAATTTTAATGCTTTTGCTGGCTGGAACTTCCTTAGGATTCACAAGCCTTTTCTACTATCTTTCTGTTCAATATATCAATGTATCGATTGCCATTGTTCTTTTAATGCAATCCGTCTGGTTCAGTGTAGTCGCGGAAAGTATTATTGCCAAGAAATTTCCGAATGCAAAAAAAATATTTGCAACCATCATTGTTTTAGTGGGAACCGTATTAGCAACTAACATCATTAACTTAGATGTAAAATTGGATTGGCGCGGAATAATGTGGGGTTTATTAGCAGCAGCTTCTTTCACCATGACCATGTTTACTTCAAACAAGATTGCTACACACATTCCTGCGCTTAGAAAGAGTATTATTATGCTTTCTGGAGGAGCAGTAATTGTTTTTATATTTCTATTTTTTGCACAAATTGGTCCGCTTCATTTTGACATATTGAAATCATTTTATTTAAATTTCACCACGAATACACAACATATAAGACCTTTTGATTATTCCATATTTTACACCTACGGTTTCATTTTGGCTTTATTCGGGACCATTATTCCACCGACTTTATTTAATATTGGTTTTCCAAAAACTGGATTGGGTCTGGGAAGTATCATTTCATCTTTAGAATTACCCGTTTCAGTAACCACTGCCTTTCTTCTTTTAGGAGAACAAGTAGTTGTCATTCAATGGGTTGGGATCATATTAATACTTCTCGCAATCGTACTGATGAATTTACCTTCTAAGAAAAAGGTGATGGATTCTGGTAATTCTCCAGTAGAACATTTATAA
- a CDS encoding glycogen synthase, translating to MKIFNLSIECYPVAKVGGLADVVGALPKYLNKIDGIEASVVMPWYNKPFVQEHSFEIVFDGWIHQHNDSFQVIVMKERSNVLGFDLYLVKIPGLLDRDNPYGYWDESQQFLAFQHGVLHWLTAMKIRPDVLHCHDYHTGLVPFMVENCPEFNFLKGVKTIGTIHNGEYQGIMKWEMLDYFPWFDGSKVGLLDWNGFLNPLATMIKCCHAFNAVSGGYMDELFENFRGLESLLRNEHSKAYGIINGIDTDVWNPKTDSFLDYNYDKKDAIPGKQKNKNALCKEYELNPDLPLFSFIGRFAGEKGADFLPAIVQKAIQETEGLLNFVVLGSGDKNIENQLLDLSKTFSNFALDLGYKEYLSHKIYASSDFLIMPSRVEPCGLNQMYAMRYGTIPIVHYIGGLRDTVEDLSTGGSGINFSEASAEETVHAIHRAMIIYNNKELMNDLVNSNMNYDFSWEHSAQRYLELYRK from the coding sequence ATGAAAATATTCAACCTATCGATAGAATGTTATCCCGTTGCCAAAGTTGGTGGTTTAGCGGATGTTGTTGGTGCCTTGCCTAAATATTTGAATAAAATCGATGGTATTGAAGCCAGCGTCGTCATGCCTTGGTACAATAAACCTTTCGTGCAGGAACATAGTTTCGAAATAGTATTTGATGGTTGGATTCACCAGCACAATGATAGTTTCCAGGTTATCGTAATGAAAGAACGTTCGAATGTTTTGGGATTTGATCTCTATTTGGTTAAGATCCCAGGACTACTCGATCGCGATAATCCCTACGGTTATTGGGATGAAAGCCAACAATTTCTAGCTTTTCAACATGGTGTATTACATTGGTTGACTGCCATGAAAATTCGTCCAGATGTATTACATTGTCACGATTATCATACGGGATTAGTACCTTTTATGGTGGAGAATTGTCCGGAATTTAATTTTCTTAAAGGAGTAAAAACAATTGGAACCATTCATAATGGTGAATACCAAGGAATCATGAAGTGGGAAATGCTGGATTACTTTCCGTGGTTTGATGGAAGCAAAGTCGGTTTATTGGATTGGAATGGATTTCTCAATCCTTTGGCAACGATGATCAAATGCTGTCACGCCTTCAATGCCGTATCGGGAGGTTACATGGATGAACTTTTTGAAAATTTCCGGGGGCTGGAATCTTTATTGAGAAATGAGCATTCCAAAGCATATGGCATCATTAACGGTATTGATACCGACGTTTGGAATCCAAAAACTGATTCATTTTTAGATTATAACTATGACAAAAAAGATGCGATCCCAGGAAAGCAGAAAAACAAAAATGCGCTTTGCAAAGAATATGAATTAAATCCAGATTTACCACTTTTTAGTTTTATAGGCCGTTTTGCCGGTGAGAAAGGAGCTGATTTCCTACCAGCGATCGTTCAGAAAGCAATTCAGGAAACAGAAGGATTATTAAATTTCGTCGTTCTTGGTTCTGGAGATAAAAATATTGAAAATCAGCTGTTGGATCTTTCAAAAACATTTTCAAATTTTGCGCTGGACTTAGGTTACAAAGAATATCTCTCTCATAAAATTTATGCTTCTTCGGATTTTTTAATAATGCCTTCTCGCGTTGAGCCTTGTGGACTTAACCAAATGTATGCGATGAGATACGGCACAATTCCTATTGTTCATTACATTGGTGGATTACGAGATACGGTGGAAGATCTATCTACGGGTGGAAGTGGAATTAACTTTAGCGAAGCAAGTGCTGAAGAAACTGTTCATGCAATTCATAGAGCAATGATTATCTACAATAATAAAGAATTAATGAATGATCTGGTGAATTCTAATATGAACTACGATTTCTCTTGGGAACATTCTGCACAGCGATATTTGGAATTGTATAGAAAGTAA
- the glgB gene encoding 1,4-alpha-glucan branching protein GlgB gives MIKTVLPYSLFTDDDIYLFREGNHYRLYEKFGAHSLKVNDQDGVYFSVWAPHAKEVSVIGNFNDWHTETHKLLPRWDGSGVWEGFIVGLKWGEVYKYGILTNDGVILEKGDPFALSWEQNVQAGSLISTTWYEWNDKTWMLKRANRNSLKAPMSVYEIHLGSWMRATENPEKFLTYREISAHLIPYIKEMEFTHVELMPVMEYPYDPSWGYQITGFFGATSRFGSPQDLMFLIDELHQNDIGVLLDWVPSHFPGDANGLHLFDGTHLYEHKDPKKGFHPEWKSYIFDYGRPEVKSFLISNALFWLDRYHADGLRVDAVTSILYLDYARNEGEWEPNIDGDNINLEAKKFLQDFNKAVYKNFPDTITIAEESSDFPKLTKPVYDGGIGFGMKWMMGWMHDTLNYFKLDPVNRKQEHHQLTFASSYVYNENYMMPLSHDEVVHGKASMIYKMPGDEWEKFANLRALYTYMFTHPGAKLLFMGNEFAQTHEWDFKTSLDWHLLDYPLHQGMQKFVKALNHLYRNEKALYENNFSPEGLEWIEANDQDNSVFVYLRKGASEKDILMISLNLAPRVLDYQIEINGDKTWEVLLNSDDKEFGGSGINAEISYRKIESLTLRLPPLSAVVLRLNINKGEPTINKTIK, from the coding sequence ATGATAAAAACCGTGCTTCCCTATTCCCTATTTACCGATGATGATATTTATTTATTTCGGGAAGGAAATCATTACAGATTATACGAAAAATTTGGTGCACATTCTTTAAAAGTAAATGATCAGGATGGTGTTTATTTTTCAGTTTGGGCTCCACATGCAAAAGAGGTTTCTGTTATAGGAAATTTTAACGACTGGCATACAGAAACGCACAAACTATTGCCAAGATGGGATGGTTCTGGAGTTTGGGAAGGTTTTATTGTCGGGTTAAAATGGGGAGAAGTCTACAAATATGGAATTTTGACAAATGATGGTGTTATTTTAGAAAAAGGAGATCCTTTCGCCTTAAGTTGGGAACAGAATGTTCAGGCTGGCTCCTTAATTTCTACTACTTGGTATGAGTGGAACGATAAAACCTGGATGTTGAAAAGAGCAAACAGAAATTCCCTAAAAGCTCCAATGTCCGTGTATGAAATTCATCTTGGATCTTGGATGCGAGCAACCGAGAATCCAGAAAAATTCTTAACCTATCGCGAAATTTCCGCCCATTTGATTCCGTATATTAAAGAAATGGAATTTACCCATGTCGAACTGATGCCAGTAATGGAATATCCTTACGATCCAAGTTGGGGCTATCAAATCACTGGCTTTTTCGGAGCCACTTCCAGATTTGGTTCACCGCAGGATTTAATGTTTTTGATTGATGAGTTGCACCAGAATGATATTGGTGTATTACTGGACTGGGTTCCATCCCATTTTCCTGGTGACGCAAATGGGCTTCATTTATTTGATGGTACTCATCTATACGAACACAAAGACCCAAAAAAAGGTTTTCATCCCGAATGGAAATCTTATATCTTCGACTATGGCAGACCAGAAGTAAAATCGTTTTTGATCAGTAACGCTTTATTTTGGTTAGACCGTTATCATGCTGATGGATTACGGGTTGATGCGGTAACTTCGATATTGTATTTAGATTATGCACGGAATGAAGGCGAATGGGAACCAAATATTGATGGAGACAATATCAACTTAGAAGCAAAAAAGTTTCTACAGGATTTTAATAAGGCGGTTTACAAAAATTTTCCCGACACGATAACTATTGCAGAGGAGAGTTCCGATTTTCCTAAACTTACAAAACCAGTTTACGATGGAGGTATTGGTTTCGGTATGAAGTGGATGATGGGTTGGATGCACGATACCTTAAATTATTTCAAATTAGATCCAGTCAACAGAAAACAGGAGCATCATCAACTGACTTTCGCATCCTCCTACGTTTATAATGAAAATTACATGATGCCACTCTCGCACGATGAGGTCGTGCATGGAAAAGCTAGTATGATCTATAAAATGCCTGGCGATGAATGGGAAAAATTCGCAAATCTTCGTGCCTTGTACACCTATATGTTTACTCATCCAGGAGCCAAGTTGTTGTTTATGGGAAATGAATTCGCCCAAACTCATGAGTGGGATTTTAAAACGAGCCTTGACTGGCATCTTCTCGACTACCCTCTTCATCAAGGTATGCAAAAGTTTGTAAAAGCACTTAATCATTTGTATCGAAATGAGAAAGCACTTTATGAAAACAATTTTTCACCCGAAGGTTTAGAATGGATCGAAGCCAATGATCAAGATAACTCCGTTTTTGTATATTTAAGAAAAGGGGCATCAGAAAAGGATATTTTAATGATTAGTTTGAACCTGGCTCCCCGAGTTTTAGATTATCAAATCGAAATTAATGGAGATAAAACCTGGGAAGTTCTTCTCAACTCAGATGATAAAGAATTTGGAGGTAGTGGTATAAATGCAGAAATATCTTATAGGAAAATTGAATCGTTGACCTTAAGATTGCCTCCACTTTCTGCTGTCGTTTTACGTCTTAACATAAACAAAGGAGAACCCACTATAAACAAAACGATCAAGTAG
- a CDS encoding DegT/DnrJ/EryC1/StrS family aminotransferase has protein sequence MKKIQMVDLQSQYYKIKPDVDNAVLNVMNTAAFINGPEVKFFQSELEAYLDVKHVIPCANGTDALQIALMALKLEEGDEVITADFTFAATVEVIHLLKLKSVLVDVDYDTFTIDPEKLKAAITPKTKAIIPVHLFGQCSNMEEILKIAKEHNLHVIEDNAQAIGSDFTFSDGTVKKSGTMGIMGTTSFFPSKNLGCYGDGGAIFTNDDALAHQLRGIVNHGMYERYYHDEVGVNSRLDSIQATVLRKKLTLLDTYNEARRKAADYYDEAFADCKDILTPTRAENSTHVFHQYTLRILNGKRNELQQFLTEKEVPAMIYYPVALRKQKAYFQESNDADFVNTDKLLEQVISLPMHTELDDEQLKYISDAVLEFMNKVD, from the coding sequence ATGAAAAAGATTCAGATGGTTGACCTTCAAAGTCAATATTATAAAATAAAACCTGATGTTGATAATGCGGTTCTTAATGTGATGAATACTGCGGCATTTATTAACGGACCTGAAGTTAAATTTTTCCAATCCGAGTTAGAAGCGTATCTCGATGTAAAACATGTCATTCCTTGTGCGAATGGAACTGATGCTTTGCAGATTGCATTAATGGCGCTTAAGTTAGAAGAAGGTGATGAGGTGATTACCGCAGATTTCACTTTCGCTGCGACCGTAGAGGTTATTCATTTGTTAAAATTGAAATCAGTTTTAGTGGATGTTGATTATGATACCTTTACCATCGATCCCGAAAAATTAAAAGCGGCAATTACTCCAAAAACGAAAGCGATTATTCCTGTTCATTTGTTTGGACAATGTTCCAATATGGAAGAAATTCTAAAAATTGCAAAAGAACATAACCTTCACGTCATAGAAGATAATGCCCAAGCTATTGGATCTGATTTTACTTTTTCTGATGGAACGGTTAAGAAATCCGGAACGATGGGAATTATGGGAACGACGTCGTTTTTCCCTTCTAAAAATTTAGGATGTTACGGTGATGGTGGAGCAATTTTTACGAATGATGATGCTTTAGCGCATCAACTTCGAGGCATTGTAAATCACGGAATGTACGAAAGATATTACCATGATGAAGTTGGTGTAAACTCCCGTTTAGATAGTATTCAGGCGACGGTTCTGAGAAAAAAACTAACCTTACTCGATACTTATAATGAAGCTCGTAGAAAAGCTGCTGACTATTATGATGAAGCATTTGCTGATTGCAAAGATATCTTAACACCGACAAGAGCTGAAAACTCAACGCACGTTTTTCATCAATATACTTTGAGAATTCTGAATGGAAAAAGAAACGAATTGCAACAATTCTTAACCGAAAAAGAAGTTCCTGCGATGATCTATTATCCTGTGGCATTAAGAAAACAAAAAGCTTATTTCCAGGAAAGTAATGATGCTGATTTCGTGAATACAGATAAATTGTTGGAACAAGTTATTTCTTTGCCGATGCATACGGAACTAGATGATGAGCAGTTGAAGTATATTTCGGATGCGGTGTTGGAATTTATGAATAAAGTAGATTAA
- the galE gene encoding UDP-glucose 4-epimerase GalE — translation MKTILVTGGLGYIGSHTVVELLQNNFEVIIVDDLSNSEKFILNNIEQVSGKKPIFYPFDLRRKELLAQLFDAHEIDGCINFAAFKAVGESQEKPLDYYENNLFSLINILQEFKERNLSNFIFSSSCTVYGQADQQPIDENTPLKMPESSYGKTKQMGEEILKDFAIAYQKKVSLLRYFNPIGAHPTALLGELPIGIPNNLVPFVTQTASGIREKLSIFGNDYETLDGTAVRDYIYVVDLAKAHVAALLKLMADPSETLIDIYNLGTGKGSSVMEVVEAFEVANNVKVPYQICERRAGDITIAYANADKAERELGWKANTSLQEALRTTWQWQKYLENRNK, via the coding sequence ATGAAGACAATACTCGTTACCGGCGGTCTCGGTTATATTGGTTCCCACACGGTGGTAGAACTTTTACAAAATAATTTTGAAGTCATCATTGTAGATGATTTATCAAATTCAGAAAAATTTATTTTAAATAATATTGAACAAGTTTCTGGAAAGAAACCCATTTTTTATCCTTTTGATTTAAGAAGAAAAGAATTGTTGGCTCAACTTTTTGATGCGCATGAAATTGATGGTTGCATTAATTTTGCGGCTTTTAAAGCTGTAGGAGAGAGTCAGGAGAAACCTTTGGATTACTACGAAAACAATTTGTTTTCTTTGATTAATATTTTACAGGAATTTAAAGAGAGAAATCTTTCCAATTTTATTTTTAGTTCATCTTGCACGGTTTATGGACAAGCTGATCAGCAGCCAATTGATGAGAATACTCCTTTGAAAATGCCGGAATCTTCTTACGGGAAGACGAAGCAAATGGGTGAGGAGATACTAAAAGATTTTGCGATCGCTTATCAAAAGAAAGTATCTTTACTTCGTTACTTTAATCCAATAGGAGCACATCCTACCGCACTTTTAGGTGAGTTGCCGATTGGTATTCCTAATAATTTAGTTCCTTTCGTAACCCAAACAGCTTCTGGAATTAGAGAAAAACTTTCCATTTTTGGTAATGATTATGAAACGCTGGATGGAACAGCAGTTCGTGACTATATTTACGTAGTTGACTTGGCTAAGGCGCATGTTGCGGCTTTATTAAAATTGATGGCAGATCCTTCCGAAACTCTAATTGATATTTATAATCTGGGAACAGGAAAAGGATCATCTGTTATGGAGGTGGTTGAAGCTTTTGAGGTTGCTAACAATGTGAAAGTGCCTTACCAGATTTGTGAACGCAGAGCAGGCGATATTACGATAGCTTATGCCAACGCGGATAAAGCCGAAAGGGAATTGGGCTGGAAAGCAAATACCTCTTTACAGGAAGCTTTGCGTACTACTTGGCAGTGGCAAAAGTATCTAGAAAACAGAAATAAATAA
- a CDS encoding TonB-dependent receptor codes for MSNKIEIASIIKKRSLGLTFVLGAASLAFAQQKVNVTGTIADKQNNAVPYASVTFSNKANKLFSDATLSDEKGTYKLDLTPGNYDITIEAIDFKKSTLNKQISGPANLGKFTVEHESSVTTGKTQDIQGVTITAQAVKAYRVEIDKKVYDPSLDIIAKGGNLQDVLSNVPSVDVDTDGTVSMRGNSNVRFLINGKPSSMLGIDDGANALQSIAADQIERIEVITNPSSKYEASGTAGILNIILKKSKKVGFNGSVEGTLGYLPTTRLNTNLSWRKGSWTYYINGGGGYSRNKSQNNSEFNSFLNPQTLNDGFSMKSIQNGTNEGESKYYNVTTGFLVDVTEKATLNASVMFRTFDNESTGETNYFDNVIVKDRFAVGYPNVPFVLEDQFTNRLNMGTSTNNSFQADLGYDQKIGDNGQLISLAGSYQKSKSDGKSNTIENGYDNEFDNSTLTLNNILTTSENTKYLAKADYELPIGESSKIEAGARFDSNKNDYDYFVDESKNNGPIAVLPNFTSKTSYNENILAGYAQFKSKIDNFGYQVGLRAENTDINVNFKRVSDATQINVDKNYLKFFPSVFLSYDLNKNNQLLLNYSRRINRPRSFFLIPFMSYNNNRNLFSGNPDLDPTYENSFELGYNLSKSKVTFNPTLYYKKSEDEVNMYQYSGVNTDGNTVIYTMPVNAGTETQYGLDINATYDPFKWWKIMGSADIYGYKNEGSYEDFDFSGDGFSTRFRLTNTFKPTKTTSFQIQGFYRGAQNTVSTKREAMYAVNLGASQTIWKGNGTISFNIQDIFNTRSRENFITTPTYSQYSYMQWQPRQFSISLSYRFKQGDKIDAPKRKKDINSNATGDDDQGPPM; via the coding sequence ATGAGCAACAAAATTGAGATTGCATCAATTATCAAAAAACGGTCTTTAGGATTAACTTTCGTTTTGGGAGCAGCAAGTTTAGCTTTTGCGCAACAAAAGGTTAATGTAACTGGCACCATTGCGGACAAGCAAAACAATGCGGTTCCCTACGCTTCTGTAACCTTTAGTAATAAAGCGAACAAACTCTTTAGCGACGCCACTTTAAGTGACGAAAAAGGAACCTACAAACTGGATTTAACTCCCGGAAATTACGACATTACCATCGAAGCGATTGATTTTAAAAAATCAACTTTAAATAAGCAGATTTCTGGTCCTGCAAATCTTGGTAAATTTACAGTGGAACATGAAAGCTCAGTTACAACCGGAAAAACACAAGATATCCAAGGCGTAACTATTACGGCACAAGCCGTAAAAGCTTATCGTGTAGAAATTGATAAAAAAGTGTATGATCCTTCTTTAGACATCATTGCAAAAGGTGGTAATCTTCAAGATGTTCTAAGTAATGTACCTTCTGTAGATGTAGATACAGACGGAACCGTTTCAATGCGTGGGAATTCCAATGTACGTTTTCTGATCAACGGCAAACCTTCTTCTATGTTAGGAATTGATGATGGAGCCAATGCTCTGCAGTCCATTGCTGCTGATCAAATTGAAAGAATTGAAGTAATCACCAATCCTTCATCAAAATATGAAGCCAGTGGAACTGCCGGTATTTTGAACATTATATTAAAAAAATCAAAAAAAGTTGGTTTCAACGGTAGTGTAGAGGGGACTTTAGGATATTTACCAACTACGAGATTAAATACGAATCTAAGCTGGAGAAAAGGTTCTTGGACTTACTACATCAATGGTGGTGGTGGTTACAGCAGAAATAAATCTCAAAATAATTCAGAATTCAACTCCTTTTTAAACCCTCAAACTTTGAATGATGGTTTTTCAATGAAATCAATTCAGAATGGGACCAATGAAGGAGAAAGTAAATATTACAATGTGACCACAGGTTTTTTAGTTGATGTTACTGAAAAGGCTACTCTGAACGCTTCTGTAATGTTCAGGACTTTCGATAATGAATCCACAGGAGAGACTAACTATTTTGACAACGTTATTGTAAAAGACAGATTTGCAGTAGGATATCCAAATGTACCTTTTGTTTTAGAAGATCAGTTCACCAATCGTTTGAACATGGGAACGAGCACGAATAATTCATTCCAGGCAGATTTAGGTTACGACCAGAAAATAGGCGATAATGGTCAATTGATTTCACTTGCAGGAAGTTACCAGAAAAGTAAAAGCGACGGAAAATCTAATACCATTGAAAATGGTTATGATAATGAATTTGATAATTCAACTTTAACTTTAAATAACATTCTTACAACCTCCGAAAACACGAAATATTTAGCAAAAGCAGATTATGAATTGCCCATCGGAGAATCATCTAAGATTGAAGCTGGAGCACGATTTGACTCTAACAAAAATGATTACGACTACTTTGTAGACGAAAGTAAAAACAATGGTCCAATTGCTGTATTGCCAAATTTTACAAGCAAGACTTCTTATAACGAAAATATTCTTGCTGGTTATGCACAATTTAAAAGCAAGATTGACAATTTCGGATATCAAGTAGGATTAAGAGCTGAAAACACAGACATCAACGTCAACTTTAAAAGAGTTAGTGATGCAACGCAGATTAATGTTGATAAAAACTATCTCAAATTTTTCCCAAGCGTCTTTTTAAGTTATGATCTTAATAAAAACAATCAATTGTTATTGAATTACTCAAGAAGAATTAACCGTCCACGTTCGTTCTTTTTAATTCCTTTCATGTCTTATAATAACAACAGAAACCTTTTCAGCGGAAATCCAGATTTGGATCCTACTTATGAAAACTCTTTTGAACTGGGTTATAATCTATCAAAAAGTAAAGTCACCTTCAACCCGACTCTATATTATAAAAAATCTGAGGATGAAGTAAATATGTATCAGTACAGCGGAGTGAATACAGATGGTAATACCGTAATTTATACGATGCCTGTAAATGCCGGAACAGAAACTCAGTATGGTTTAGATATTAATGCAACGTACGACCCTTTCAAATGGTGGAAAATTATGGGGAGTGCAGATATTTATGGTTATAAAAATGAAGGATCTTATGAAGATTTCGATTTCTCAGGAGATGGTTTTTCTACAAGATTCCGTTTAACAAATACTTTTAAACCAACTAAAACTACAAGTTTCCAAATACAAGGTTTTTATCGTGGTGCACAAAATACCGTATCTACGAAAAGAGAAGCGATGTATGCTGTGAACTTAGGGGCTAGCCAGACCATCTGGAAAGGCAATGGAACAATTTCTTTCAACATTCAGGATATTTTCAATACCCGTTCGAGAGAAAATTTCATAACTACTCCTACTTACTCACAATACAGCTACATGCAATGGCAGCCGCGACAGTTTAGCATCTCTCTAAGTTACCGCTTCAAACAAGGGGACAAAATCGATGCACCTAAACGTAAAAAAGATATTAACAGTAATGCGACAGGTGATGATGATCAAGGCCCACCAATGTAA